ATTTCTTCGCGACGTTCAGGTACGAGCGTAATATAGTCGGGCTTCACATCAAGAGCGATCGCAACCATTTCGGGAGTAGCCGCCATCTCTAAATTTAGGCGAGTCCGTATAGTTTGCCGCAGCAGACGCACATCTCGCTCTTGGATGTGGCGACGGTCTTCTCGCAAATGTACAGTGATGCCATCAGCACCTGCTAGCTCAGCAATTACGGCCGCAGCCACAGGATCAGGTTCAGCCCCTCGACGAGCTTGGCGAATAGTAGCAATATGGTCGATGTTTACTCCGAGCGTAGGCAAGGTTTTTTCCTCAAAAATTTTAAAAATATGATGTTGCTAAAGATGGCAGGATTTTAAGCTTAGGATGGACAACACTTTGCGCCGTCCATCCTAAGCGCTGAATCACTACCAAAAATATTAATATCTATAGTGAAGCTAAGAGATTGGTACTTCTTCCTTATTTTAGGAACACTCATCTCTTACTTCATATGATACTAGAACAAATTCAAGCCCAGAAAGCAAAAGCAGCGTTTTTCGCCTTTATTTTAGTTTCTCAGCAATTCTCATTATGAAACCGATTTGGGTATTTCCAGCGCCGAAGGCGCTGGAAATACCCAAATCGGTTTTTTAAAAGCCGATTTGTATAATGAGAATTGCTTTTAGAGACTATTTAAGAATTACTTTCTGTGGTCAAAAACTCTAAGAGATCCCCCTCAATCACCCTTAAAAAAGGGGAAGAATTAAATTCTCCCCCCTTTTTAAGGGGGGCTGGGGGGGATCTAGACAATTCTTAAATAGTTTCTTAGTTTCTAGGTTTGCTAGACAAAATCATTCATCTTCGCGTAGGATCATAAACCGCCAAAGAAACCTGAAATCAATGACCTCTGACAAAATGAAGTTGCTGGTCGCAGAAGCTGTTACAGCTCTTGCACCAACTTTTACCCAAATCGATCTCCATGTAAAAAACAATCTCGAACGGGTTTTACAAGCTTTTCGCGATCGCCGTGTGGGAGCGCATCACTTTGCAAGTGTGTCAGGCTATGGACATGGAGATATGGGGCGCGATGTTTTGGATGAGGTTTTCGCGCAAGTAATGGGTGCAGAATCTGCTGCGGTACGCGTGCAGTTTGTTTCAGGAACCCATGCGATCGCCTGTTGTTTATTTGGGATTTTGCGCCCTTTAGATGAACTACTATCGGTTGTGGGTGCGCCATATGACACGCTCGAAGAAGTGATTGGTTATCCCCTCACCTCCGATAGTCAAGGAACAGCCTATGCAGGTTCACTCAAAGATTTTGGCATCACCTATCGCCAAGTGGAACTTACACCCGAAGGAAATGTAAATTGGGAAGCTCTAGCAAAAGCGGTCAAACCTCAGACTCGTATGGTTTTGATTCAGCGCTCTTGTGGCTATGCATGGCGGCAAAGTCTTTCCATTGAAGACATTGAAAAAATTATCAAATTAGTTAAACAACAAAACCCAAATACTGTCTGTTTTGTCGATAACTGCTATGGTGAATTTATTAGCGATCGCGAACCAACGGCTGTTGGAGCCGATATTATCGCAGGCTCTCTAATCAAAAATCCTGGTGGCACGATCGCTACCGCAGGCGGCTATATTGCAGGTAAAGCTGAGTATGTGGAACTAGCAGCCCAAAGGCTCACCGCCCCCGGCATTGGGCGTGAAGGCGGCGCAACTTTTGATCTCAATCGATTGCTTTTTCAAGGGCTATTCCTTGCACCGCAAATGGTTGGAGAAGCAATGAAAAGCAGTCATCTCGCCGCCTATGTGTTTGATCAACTGGGTTACAAAGTCAAGCCACTTCCCTTTGAGCCTCGTCGGGACATCATTCAAGCGATTCAACTTGGAAATCCCCAAACATTAATTGAATTTTGTCGCAATCTTCAGCGATTCTCACCGATTGATTCCTATGTCGATCCCATCCCTGGG
This genomic stretch from Pseudanabaena galeata CCNP1313 harbors:
- a CDS encoding methionine gamma-lyase family protein, which translates into the protein MTSDKMKLLVAEAVTALAPTFTQIDLHVKNNLERVLQAFRDRRVGAHHFASVSGYGHGDMGRDVLDEVFAQVMGAESAAVRVQFVSGTHAIACCLFGILRPLDELLSVVGAPYDTLEEVIGYPLTSDSQGTAYAGSLKDFGITYRQVELTPEGNVNWEALAKAVKPQTRMVLIQRSCGYAWRQSLSIEDIEKIIKLVKQQNPNTVCFVDNCYGEFISDREPTAVGADIIAGSLIKNPGGTIATAGGYIAGKAEYVELAAQRLTAPGIGREGGATFDLNRLLFQGLFLAPQMVGEAMKSSHLAAYVFDQLGYKVKPLPFEPRRDIIQAIQLGNPQTLIEFCRNLQRFSPIDSYVDPIPGEMPGYVSQLVMAGGTFIDGSTLELSADGPLREPYTVFLQGGTHWTHVAIALENFQIDDL